The window CATTGCACCCTGGtggatataatttttttaagcTGTCAATGACTGTGATATttcaccaataaaaaaaaacgtagTCATCTCTTTCATTATTTCATGAATGAAACAGAGTGAAGTAATGTGTTCCCCATGTCCTAACTTCCTTCATGAGAGATATTCAGATGGTACAAACAAAGAAATGTTTTTTACTGTGAACAGAAGGAGTGAGCAGAAGCTTTTGAAGACTGATGTCAAAGGTAACAATGTTTTGCCTTTAATGTTGGATTTTTCATTATCTCCTTTGAAGATTCTAGTTTTAGAAATGGTCTTATTGTTCATCAACGTATTATTCAACTGTTCTACATCTTATAGTACGTCTACACTTCTCTTTACTTCTACATAGCCAATAATTATGTCATTTTTACACAGTGAAACAGTGGATGTCATGGGATCACTGGTATCAAGTAAGTAACTTTTGGGCTAAACCTGAAAGATGACCTAATAGTACACTTGCCATACTTTAGTCAACCTTTATTTAATGAAGAGTGAAAGTAAGATAATCATTTTAGAATGTTGTTTAAGATCCTTAGAAAATGTGTGTTGTGCGCTATATCCGACTGTAGCAACAACTACAACAACAGCCACACCAACAACTGTATCAACAACTACAACAACAGCCACACCAACAACTGTAGCAACAACTATAACAACAGCCACACCAACAACTGTATCAACAACTACAACAACAGCCACACCAACAACTGTAGCAACAACTATAACAACAGCCACACCAACAACTTTAGTAACAGCAGCAACAACCACTCTGTTGGAAAGGTATGCCATAGCCTAAACTAAACCTCTAAAAAGCAAAATCCCAACCTATTGCTAATCAGCTCTTACTCGCACTGCAAGCTACATAttgttaaaatacaaaatactgtCATTGGATAGTAAAAGGATTAACAACTTTCTGTATTCTTCACAGTGTGGCTAATACAGACTGTTCTTTGACAAGGACAATCAACTAACCTACATGCACCATCGCTTTGGAGAAAAGCGTTGGTTAAAATAATTGTTGCTATTGTACTATTTTGTTCAAAGGTCAACACTATCTGAGGTCATCATTATCTTATTGTGTACCTTCCTGATTCTGGCTCTCTCAATTATCATTTTGTCAATATGGTGGAGAAGAAGGGATTTGAGTAAGTTAAATATCAGACATCTAATTACTTTAGGGTTCTCTTATAATACAATATGGAGTAAAAAAGGCATCATAGCCAAGATCAATTAAGAACAtataaaactaaagaaagtaTATCCAACTTTAATATTAGGCTAATCCTGTTTATTGTGCCTTTCTAGCTGTTGGATCAAAGGTCAATCAGTTGGGAGATGGAGACAATATACAGGTATAGTGCTCAAACTCATTATTAGAACACAATTTCCTTTTATCCCATAAATGGTAATTCTTTGAAAATACCGATTAATTTATTTCATCTATTCTGGTTTCTacttttactgaaatgtgtatCTCTTTTCAGATTGATGTGATCGAAAGTGAGAACACATATGCCAATTTTGACAAACCAGTaacacacctggaggaggatGCAGATACTGTTATTTACAGTGACATCACCATTTGTAATGCCAGCTCTAAACCATCAACAGTTGTGGAGGAAACTGAATATGCTATTGTCAAAATAAGACCATTGCAACTTTCATAATAGACCCTTGATCAAGTCTATTGTTGATCAAATGATTTCAAAGTGAAAACTTGTAATAGCACAGTTTTCAATAGTAATGTATCAACATTTTAAACCCTAAACTTTCAATTAGCAAAGTAAATCTTCTGATTTTGATGTTTGTATGAGATATTTCAATGTTCGTAAAAGTCTGACTGTAATTCAAAGATCTGCGATGATGTGCTTTCTTATACTAGATAACATAATAATATATAGTTACATTTCACAATAGTGTCAGAAATGTTTGACCCCATGGTTAAGTTAAACTTCTTTATCAGTAAACACAATTACTCAGTAGTCATTTTGATAGACATGTGCTATGAGTAGATGTACTTTGTAAAAAATGCCTGTGAAAAAGGatgattgctaaaacacattacTCAACCTTAGAAAGGGGAAGGAAAATAATCTAAACACTGGTTGAGAtcagtgacgtgcagtcagggtaggcaaggtaggcactgcctaccctgccaaatttcaaacgtaaaaatgtttattaaataattgtatttaataaacttatatttgtatttttactgattgTTCTTGTGATGTATATATAcaatatgtgtgttattccaattgtttagacgttacgatgacaaatgtagcagttacgcataatcaaatacaacaaaatggtagaataagcagtgcttttactgtccattcattgcggacgacaacgaaaaacttcgatcctgtattctttaacatgtacgTCGAATACTATGGTCGAAAAGCacaactctgctgtgccttatgccagtaatcatcaacgttacgtatcaaacatggaccaattaaaatcgaGAAATTACTGGACATTTGCGCAGCTGACGTCTTACACCAGCCAAACGTAACCCCCGCGAAATTCAAAGTAAAAATGACGGCAGCAGTATCTCCCCATATCGTAGAACTAAGACATTTTTCAAAGCTCGATTTAATGGCCAAAATGAGTTGCTAGCAAGAGGGAGGCCCTATGCCAACATTGCCTGAACTACACCAGCAAAAGGGACCAAAAATTGTCCGCTCGTTTCAAGAGATTCaaaagattggctatgtggctgtgctagcAGTCAGCGGCTGTACTGCCATCCATAATCTACCGATTGGTGAGTCAGAAACTATTTTGGGTTTCATTTTGAGTTGGTTGAATTAATGCCGACTGCAAGCCATTTGCCTTCATATTcaattgagcagtgtgtgttctcattgttgctgactgacaaacataaTTGGCCGCTGTGCAATAGTTAAGGATAAAGATGGTTGCATTCTCATGCtggacattggtgtgtgtgtgtgtgtgtgtgtgtgtgcgtgcgtgcgtgtgcgagagagagactacgaTATGTCATGTTATGAGAGTAAGATATGTCATCCTGATTGGACATTTCTTGATATCAACCGTGCATGTGTGCCGCGCTTGTGCGTACTGTTTTGACGTAGCCTAGCCTAAACAATAAAttaggtaatctggctttcataactcagtgcctacccttttactgacatcaccgcacgtcactggtTGAGATTAATTCTCTCACCATGAACACTGTGCTATGCACCAAATTTCTAAATGGTAAGGAATGCAATGTATATCTTAACATCACCTTATAATTCGGCAATATTTACTGACTAAGTAAAAACCAAATAACATTTAAACAAATAAGGAAAATgtaccttttttctttttgtccacaTGCTCTGAATCCTAACCAAATGTATATGTGCTCCCTGAAGTCATTTGTCTGACAACAAAGAGGGCCCTCAATGCGATTGTCTGGTCCTGCACTGGTGCAAGGAGAAGAATACAAACGTGTGATGATTCGTTGTGAGTACGGTCCAGGCTAAAGGGACAACACAAAGTACTGGTGCAGGGGACATGTTTACGAGCTGTGTAAGATTGTGGTTAAAACCAGAGGTCACAGAGAGAGTGGTAGAAGCGCTATCACTGAGGATAAGGATGCTGGAGTCTTTAATGTGATTATAAGCTCACTGAGGCAAAGTGATAAGGACCAGTACTGGTGTGTCATCGCCAAACCTCGGAGGAATGCCTACACAGGAGTATATCTCTACATCCACCAGACAGGTGGGCACACCCAATTCTGGCACAAAAAGTTTCACCAAACCTGAGCAACGATTTCTGGGAGGATAGTAATTACAGGCAATCTCTAAAAAAAGAAATGCAATGTAATTGTTATGTTTGGTATTCTGTGTATTACAGGAGTAACCAGTGCTACCATCAACACTTCGTCCATCAATTCAACAGTGATACTTCcaggagaaaaagaaacatgGTAAGTCCCGAAAACAAATAGATAGAAAAAATTATCTAGTATCAAGAAAAACATAATCATTCACAAATAATATTGCCAAACAACACTATGCATAAGAGTCAAATCCATGTGATTACTCAACATAATAATTTAATAACGTACATACTTGtatttttattctattttagttggTGGGGtattcttcaacacatttttggaAGGAAATTTTGGCACGGGCATGGTGTTTACATAAAGCAATAATTTAAataaactctctttctctcctcctctctatcttgTTTCTCCCCCACTTCCCTCCTTCTTCCGTGAACACTTTGACATTTTTTGGTCACAAATAATTAATAtcatcttcttctttttttacaaataaaaaacatttgttaTCTCTTTTTTTAAATAGAAAAGTTTCTCAACAGCTCAAAATAAGGGGCTGTAGCCTTCATTTGCCTCCCTGTGCTTGGTTCATGTTATTTTACCTGTTTTCATAATCCACATCTAAATTTGCATGAAGAATATTGTCTGACTTGAAGGTGAAGTCTATTCTATTGAGATGCCCCGTTGCGGTTGAAATTTACTGCACCTCAGCTCTAGGACAGTGACAGTGTTGAAGTGAAAACTGGACCAAACCTCGCTGCCAACGCCCCCGGCTATAGCGAAACAGCGGGTGCGTTGAGAAAGAGGTAGGGAAATCATACTTGTAAACGTGGGCGTTTGATTTTATGATCAATATATCGTACTTGTAAACCTGTATTTTAAGTAAACCGGAAAATAATATTTTAGATCTGTGACTGTGACCGGGTAGCGGTATGTTGCAACATTGGCTTGATAGCCTTCGCAAGACAAGTGAATGGCTTGCGTCACGTTTTTTCATTGAAAAGTGGGCATAgcatagctacagtagctagccagtTAAACTGGTTAGGCTAAATGTTATTGTAGCTACTGTTCAGCAACACTGGCTAAGGAATTTGCTAATAATTAACTACCTGCTTGTTCGCTAGACTAATGTTACAATCCCAACGTTTGGCCAGTCTCTGCCCGGGCAGGGGGATGGAGAGTTGCTTCTGACTGTTTCAGCGGCCCAGAAGGTTATGGTAGCTACCTTTTACTACCTAGCAGCCTTGCTTAGTTGGCATGAGTGGCTTGTCTGGCCTGCACTGCAGGGCCTTTTCCTGTAGGTAGAAAATTGCATTGCGATTGTATTAATCGCAGTGTCCGTTGTAGTGTTTCCACTCACAGTTTCTACTACAGTAACACAGAGAGACTTCCGAAACCCAGGATGCAGACCATTAAATGTGTTGTGGTCGGTGATGGAGCCGTGGGAAAAACCTGCCTTTTAATTTCCTACACAACCAACAAATTCCCCTCTGAAtatgtacctactgtaagtatTAGTTTCACTATTGAACCTATGTAACCCACaccttttcttaaaaaaaaacaattatcaATATCCAACTTTTAAGATCCATCtacgttgttttttttttacacaggtGTTTGACAACTATGCAGTGACTGTTATGATTGGTGGTGAGCCATATACCCTAGGATTATTTGATACTGCAGGTAAGAAAAGTGTGTGTCTTAGAAATACTATTAAGAATACAGCTAaaattgtttagttttttaataaTATGTAATCTTTACAGGACAAGAGGACTATGATAGGTTACGGCCTTTAAGTTACCCTCAAACAGATGTTTTCCTAGTCTGTTTCTCAGTAGTTTCACCCTCTTCATTTGAGAATGTTAAAGAAAAGGTGAGTCAGTTGTCAAGCCAATCAAATGGCACTGaagattatttttttatttgtgtcaGCGGCTATATCAttttctctcttgctcactcTCTCAGTGGGTACCTGAAATCACTCACCACTGTCCCAAGACACCATTTCTGTTGGTTGGAACCCAAATTGACTTGAGAGATGACCCCTCTACAGTGGAGAAGCTTGCCAAGAACAAGCAGAAGCCAATTACCCCAGAGACAGCTGAGAAACTGACCCGTGATCTTAAGGCTGTCAAATATGTCGAGTGTTCTGCCCTTACACAGGTGAGAGAAAAGAAACCTGAATTTGCATAAACTTCTCGAGAACAGATACATTGTTGTAAACCTAGTAGCTTAAATTGCTTTGTTATTTGTGTGCCTAGTTTATCTtgttgtctctctgcctcttacTTATATATTTCAGTGTGTCTGCTAACCACTGTTACATTACAAATAACTCTGGTGATATCTGCTGCTTTATTCCCTCTTCTTACTCTCTGTAGCGAGGTCTGAAGAATGTATTTGATGAAGCTATACTAGCAGCTTTAGAGCCACCTGAAACCCAGCGGAAGAGGAAGTGCTGTCTGTTCTGATGTCGTTTTCACTTCAGCCTATGGGCTGCtcatgaaatgtaaaaaaaaatatatatatatatttgtcacTTAAATAACCAAGATGTTCTTTTGAAATGTTAGGTCATTAACACTTTATTTCCATGTTTATATTTGCTTTGACGTGACCTTTTTGCCAATTGTTTTTATTGGAGAGACCACCTccattaatttattttttgtgcTGGTTTACATTAAGTTCTATGTGTACATTTTAGCTTCATGATCTATAATAGCAAATGATAACCCTGACGTTATTGACAGGGTTGTGAAGTGAAAACCTGTCAAAGTATCTATAACACGTGCTGCTATTGGTGGTAAAATTATGTGTTGAGATACTCGGGCAATGTTACCGTGGGAGCACTTAGTTTTTTGTGCATTAAAGCATTAAACACCCTCTAAAATGGCAAAATTATCTGATTTGATGAAGTATTTTCTGTGGCAGAGCAACACAGTATTACATTCATAGAGAAGTAAACTCACAGTATCACAATGTCTTATTATTAAGcatttaaaatattgtttttataaTTTTTACTTAAGCACACAAGTTAAAGTTCCTATTTGAATACAGGAAAACGTTTGGACGTTCGGTCAAAGTTCCCTTTTTGTAAGGAGTGTCCTCATCTCAAACGAGTTGTCTGTGAGCTCTTACATAATATCAAACTGCCAACACCCAGCTAAGAAATGACATTCATTATAAATAAAAGGTAAGAAAACTATCCTGAAATGTGCTGTATGGATTATGAGTAAGATATTGAGTAGAAGAGGTGGTTATTGTTTATATTCAATAGATGGAGACTAAAACTTGGCCCCACTGTGTCTGTAACTGTAACTTTTGCTATGCATTCACTAACCAACCCCTTAATTTGAACGTCTGCCACCACCCTAAATGAACGGTTTGTCTCCTCATATTCTAAGAGTTTTGTATATTTTTACAATAATTAGTCCTTGAAGATCCTCCAAGATCAAGTCTGTGAAGGACTTGAAATGGCTAACCATGAGCCAAAGCTGCTATTGGCTGTACTGAAGGAGTTGACAGCTAAAGAACTGAAGGAGTTTCAATGGCATCTAAGTCAGGAAGACTGGCTAGATGGCTTTCAACATATTCCAAAGGGCGACTTGGAGAATGCTGACAGGCAGGACACTGTAGATATAATGATACGGACCTACCGCAATGCACCTGCTGTGGAGATCACACTCAAAACTCTAAAGGATATCAACCAAAACAATCTTGCAGATAGGTTGTCAAGAGACTACAAACCAACTGAAAGCCCTTGCAATCATGGAAAGTATTTAGCTTACAATTGATTTAGCCTTTAGTCAAATACCGTGCACAATGTAATGGTAGTTTTCTCCCCCACTCTTTCAGGCTCTCTCTCACTAGTTGCTCCTCTAACTGTCCTGCATACTACACCAGCACTTACAATGCTCCCAGCACTCACATTCAAAGCAGAGGTTAGGTTGTTGCCAATGGTAAGCCATCTTTTCGAGGATTTAATGAGCAACATTGGAAAAAGTGAATGGGAATGCAAGTGagccatgtcctctctctctctctctctctctcataggaGGGGAATAAGGTTAGATTTGAAGTGATTCCAGAAAGCATGACAACTCCCTCGATAGCACATGCTGGCTCCTCCATGACTCCTGGTGGTTTTTCTATGGCTCTTCAGTCTAGCTCTAACACTGAAGATAGAAGTAATATTGTTTGCAACAATGCTCAAGATCATAATCAGACACCAAATGAGCACGTTAAATCTAACAGTAACTATACTTTTTTAACAGTTGGCATTTACAGTAATACTTGAGTTAATTTGGCTATatcagcatatcatgtgactaTATGTTTCTATACATTTTGATTGGCATATTTCAGACATGACCAAGCTTAATCAGTACAATAAGATAAGGATCAATATGCTTGGCAGTGGATCTGTGGGAAAGTCCTGCATGGTTTCTACATTCCTAACCAACAGATTTCCCTCTGAATATGTACCATCAGTAAGTATAGGCCACTGAATATTAAGTGACTTCAAATAATTTTCTTCAGTAGGCACACTGTACTGTGTCTGCTGTCCACTGTAGTCAAACAGACAACACTTCTCTTTTCATTCTCTAACAACAGGTTTTTGACAAATACATAAAAGACATTGGTGAGGAAGGTTGTTTTGGCTCCCTTGAAATACAGGATATAACAGGTATACATCAACTCTTGACATCATTCTTCTGAATATGACAAGTTACTGTGTTATTGTTTTTAACTTTGTACTTAACTTTTACAGGTTTGTCTGACTATGACGATCTACGCAGAATAAGTTACCCTCTGACAGATGTTTTCCTAGTCTGTTTTTCAGTGGTTTATCCTGATTCATTTAAGGACGTGGACATGAAAGTAAGGCCTACCCCCAAACCATATCactcagttacacacacagagaactggCTTGCAGAAAATACTGCATTCATTCTGGATAACTCTGCCAAAGCTCTCACAGATTATTGATGCGAATCATTAAAACACCTCAAAGAACCCACTTGTGTGATAGCACATGCATTCTGttctaaataaaaaaatgtattcaaatgCCACACCAATCCCAGAATACAATGTTTTAGTTGGACTTAAAGTAGTAACAAGAGTGAACATATGAATGAATTTGTAAAATACTGATAGTGTCCAGGCAGGATACTCTGTGCAGTGCCATTGTTGCAGTAAAAGGAGCTGCCAGCAAGGGACAAGAGTACAATGATCTAGTTGTATTTATGGTCAGCATTTGACTGGTCTCGTATCAATTAACTTCATCGAAAGGAGCGTACACAGAAGCATGGTGGCAATGTAACTATTTGGGACTATTTTGAAATAGTACATCCCTTCTCTTTTCAGTGGGTGCCTGAAATCAATCTCTATTGTCCTGGGACACCTTTCCTACTGGTCGGAACTCAGATTGACCTAAGAAAAGACCCCCACACATTGGAGAGGCTGGCCAGGAACAAACAAAAGCCAATCAATTCAGAAATTGCTAAGAAACTAGCCAGTGACCTGAAGGCATTCAAATATGTTGAGTGCTCTGCCCTTACACAGGTGGGATGCTCTCAAGTATTCTACAAGTAAGAGACAGTACATGACCACCGACATCCCAAAGATTTAACTTATGACATACATATTTGTGTTTGCAGGAAGGCTtgaaaaatgtgtttgatgAGGTGATACAAGCTGTACTGAGGAGTCAGCAGTTcaagaaaaacaaatgtgtGCTGTCCTAGGCTTATCCTGTTGTTACCAGACTCCTATAAAACTAGTTTGAGTCATTCAGGAAATTATACTTAGCAGAGAATAAATACACCCTATTTCTTTGATGTAACTTTGCCTTATGAAAGAATTGGAACCTGTACATGTCATTTACATTCTACATATTTCATACATATTAATGTAGCCTGTTGGGAAATGTGCATTTATATTGACCTAAATAGTTAACTATAAAGTTTGTAAATACAATTAAGAAAAAAAGGTGTTGAAAttaa of the Hypomesus transpacificus isolate Combined female chromosome 18, fHypTra1, whole genome shotgun sequence genome contains:
- the LOC124480736 gene encoding chitinase 3-like translates to MGSLVSTTTTTTATPTTVSTTTTTATPTTVATTITTATPTTVSTTTTTATPTTVATTITTATPTTLVTAATTTLLERSTLSEVIIILLCTFLILALSIIILSIWWRRRDLTVGSKVNQLGDGDNIQIDVIESENTYANFDKPVTHLEEDADTVIYSDITICNASSKPSTVVEETEYAIVKIRPLQLS
- the LOC124480364 gene encoding cell division control protein 42 homolog — its product is MQTIKCVVVGDGAVGKTCLLISYTTNKFPSEYVPTVFDNYAVTVMIGGEPYTLGLFDTAGQEDYDRLRPLSYPQTDVFLVCFSVVSPSSFENVKEKWVPEITHHCPKTPFLLVGTQIDLRDDPSTVEKLAKNKQKPITPETAEKLTRDLKAVKYVECSALTQRGLKNVFDEAILAALEPPETQRKRKCCLF
- the LOC124480362 gene encoding GTP-binding protein rhoC-like, whose translation is MANHEPKLLLAVLKELTAKELKEFQWHLSQEDWLDGFQHIPKGDLENADRQDTVDIMIRTYRNAPAVEITLKTLKDINQNNLADRLSRDYKPTESPCNHGSLSLVAPLTVLHTTPALTMLPALTFKAEVRLLPMEGNKVRFEVIPESMTTPSIAHAGSSMTPGGFSMALQSSSNTEDRSNIVCNNAQDHNQTPNEHVKSNNMTKLNQYNKIRINMLGSGSVGKSCMVSTFLTNRFPSEYVPSVFDKYIKDIGEEGCFGSLEIQDITGLSDYDDLRRISYPLTDVFLVCFSVVYPDSFKDVDMKWVPEINLYCPGTPFLLVGTQIDLRKDPHTLERLARNKQKPINSEIAKKLASDLKAFKYVECSALTQEGLKNVFDEVIQAVLRSQQFKKNKCVLS